GACCCTCCTCGCTCTCTCAATCACAGCAGAGTCAAGGCCATTGTGCTGTGGGCAGATGAGTCTGGGAAAGCATCGATGGCATTGTCTTCCTCTTGTCAAACTCCTGAAGCTGCATCTTTTCACCCGATCTTCTGACATCAATATTGATTGATATATTGacaccagcagtatatgaaatATAACATGGACAAAATATAGATACTAGAGACTTGTAACAAGTTTCTGTTTAATCACCCTGAGAGGAAAAGTGTTGAGAAGAATGGAGCCAGGTCTCAAACTATCCTAGAATCAAATCTAAGATATACTCCTTCCTGGCTGCCTTTCCTCGGGAAAGGACATTTACACTCTCTGTCCTTCAGATTCTTTAATGTAATATGAGAACAATTTTGTCTACCAAGATGGTGGGAAAACAGTGTTAAATAATGTAAAGCACACATAAGACACAAAGGTGTGTCTGGTACATGGTAATCCCTCAATGCCTGTTGCCATTATTAtcgttttcattcatttcttcattagtTTTCTCTTATTATGTATATAACATAATACCACAACCTTAGCCACAGAAAtaatgcaaatttattatcttatatttcCGTATGTCAGAACCGCAGCAaaagtctcactgggctaaaattgAGGTATCAACAATGCTACcttcccttctggaggctctgaagaAGTATCTGTGCCTGGCTTTAGGAAATTTCAGAGGCTGCCAacattccttggctcttggcctCCTCTGTGCATATTCGAAAGCAACAACGTAGAATCCCTCTGGCTCTTACTTCATTTTCCTAACTATTTACGATTCAATTTGGGAAATGttctccactttttatttttttatatttttttattaatgttatgatagattacaaccttgtgagatttcagttgtacatttttgttagtcatgttgtgggtacaccacttccccctttgtgccctccccccaccccccccttttccctggtaaccaccaatcagatctccttgtccatatactaacttccacctatgagtggagtcatatagagttcgtctttctctgactggcttatttcgcttaacataatatcctcgaggtccatccacgttgctgtgaatgggccaattttgtcttttttttatggctgagtagtattccattgtgtatataaaccatatcttctttatccaatcatcagtttctgggcatgcaggttggttccacgtcttggctattgtaaataatgctgcgatgaacataggggtgcaagggactcttgggatttctgatttcaggttcttaggatagatacccagtaatgggatggctgagtcatagggtatttctatttttaactttttgagaaatctccatactgttttccatagtggctgtaccagtttgcattcccaccaacagtgtatgagggttcctttttctccacaacctctccaacatttgtcgctcttggatttggatgtttttgccaatctaacaggtgtaaggtgatatcttagtgtagttttgatttgcgggAAATgttctccacttttaaggactcatgtcATAACATGGAGCCACCGGATATTCCAGGGCAAATCTCCTCAACTCAAGTCCCTTAACCTAAGCACATCTACAAAGTCCCATTCACCAAGTTAGGTCGTATATTCGGAGGTCCAGGGGATTGGGATGCAGGCATTTTTAGGAAGCCATTATTCTGAACACCAAAAATTACTAGcattaatatttattagaatCAAATTGCAGCAATAAATAGCAAAGCTTTATAAATGAGGTTTTACCTTATTTAAGcctaaggcaaaaaaaaaaaaaaaaggaaagagagaactgGCTGGTGCTCATTGGAGATCACACGCAGGGCAAAGCTTATGGTCCTGACCAGGCCCTCCTCTCAGAGCTAGGCATACATCCCACGGATGGTCTGCCCCAGGCTCTCCCCAACCCAGTGCCTATCCAGGACTAGTCATGAGATTACACACAGGGCAGAAATCGTGTCTATGCACCCACTCTACCCTAACCTCAGGATGCCAGACAGTAGGTTGGTCCTAGGTCAGGTCAGGCTCTCTTATGGGAGAGGAGTTTAGATTTAGCTTTAAAACTGTCTATGTGATGGAggcctcctcttctttcttctgaccCATCTTCCACATACTAGCAGCTTCCACATCCCTTATCACTACACAGGAGATcaatctccccaccccactccctggtCAGACAGATAGAGGAATGCCACAGGcatgttgggaaaaaaatcaccacaaTCCTGACACTGACACTTGGCCTGGCCTTACCCCTTGGACGGCTGTCACTTGTCAGGCCCAACTGTCCAGGCTTGTGTGTACTCTCTGTGGAGATAAAGGGTTCAACCTAGGACTGGGCCCTGCACAAAAGACTGGACCCAAACCCACAGAGATCTTTACATTTGAAAGAACATTAAGGAATGGTCATGCCATGCCCCACTGTGGTCTTATCCCAGAGTTTTATTGCTCCCAGTGAGGAGATACAATGTGCCTCCAGGTAAGAAGGAACAGACACATGGCTGTCTTGCTGGATGAAGAAGAGGTCAAGCGTATACAAGAAGAATTGAATGAAGGTACCAATGGTGTTTCTGGATAGCTTTTTTAAGTCCAggaactttttaaagtttattgatatataaactatataaagaaatttGTACGTGTGATGGGTGTACATCTGTGTGAAGTTTTTTTACGTTCACAGCCCCTCTTATGAGCACCCAGAGAAAAAGACAGTCCATGGAGAGCACCTCAAAAAACTGACACTACTTGACAGTCCTGGGGCGGTGGGATGGTTTGGAAAGGCTGGTGACCTCTGTAATCTGGTAGAATTGTGGGGACTAGTGTGTGGGCAGTTTTGTCTGCTAGGGAGGGTCGCTTGCTTGGAGAGGTCAGTGGTTTTGAGAAGTTGGAGAGTTCATATTTTGGGGAAGTTTGGATATGTTTATTTGAGGAAGACAGGAGATTGAGAGTGACTGTGGGTTTGGAGATGTTGATAGACTTGAAGATTTTGGCTTTGTGGAGGACGTGGGATTAGGGGACGAGAGAGTATTTGGAGAATTTTAAAGACATTAGCCATTTTGTGGGCTGAGGAATCTGGTGGATTGAATCAGGGTTTGATAAACTCCAAGTTAATGAGATTGGTGGCTTTGGGGAGTTAAATAGACATGGGGATTCGAGCATCATGGAGAAGCTGGGATTTGAGGAGCTTGGAAAGTTTGGAAATATTAATGCCTTGGGGGAGGATAGAGGTTTGGAGAGTTTGATGTGTTTGAGCAAGGGGGTAAATTCGAGCAGTGTGGTGTCTTCAGGAAGTCTGCAGGTTTGGAGAGGATGAATGGCCAAGGGATATTGGTGGATTTGGGGCAGTTGATGGACATGGGATATTGTTGGGCTTGAGGAGCTTGATGGTCATGGGACAATGGTGAGTTTGGGGAGATTGaggtttctgtgtgtttgttttagaggtttgtattttttggaaggttGCAGATTTGTAGAAGTTGGCAACTTTAGAGATGTAGATAGGTTCATGGATATTGAGGTATTTGGGATGATTAAGTGTTTTGGACATTTTCTTGGGTTTGAAGAGTTTGGGGAACATTGTTAGGCATGGTGAGGATGTGGTTTGGGAGAGGTTATCATATTTGGGGAGGCATGGTGTTTGGGGATGTTTTAGAATTGGAGACATTGCATATTTTATGGAGGTTGATGACTTTGTGTTTAAGGGTTTGGTTTAATTGGTAGATTTGAGGATGTTAGAAATTTGAAGAGAGCAGTTTGGCTTGGGGAGGATGGTAGGTTTGGGAATGGGGCTAGACCCCTGTTGAGTGACATAGATGGAGCGCAGAAGGCTCTGCAtttgtggttccatttatatTGATTAGTTCCAATAAGGTAGGCAGGTGCTGACTTTATTCAATTATTGCATTTGATGAATGCAAGGCTGGGGATGTTCCATTCACAACTATGTGTCTCAGAAAGCATCTAATCCTCCCACTGTGGAAGTCTATTTGAAGAATGCGATAAATGAAGCTAAGATCATCATTCCTCTTCTCCCAATTCCTGTTCCCAACCCAATTTGGAAAAGATAATAAGAGTAGGGGATCACAGACCAGAAGAGTGACAAGGTAAAGACAGAAGGGGCAAAGCACAGAGTGAGGGAGCAAGGACTGAAGAAATAGAGCAGAGAACAGCATGATGCGGCAGGGAACAAAAAGTAGGAGCAGGGAGCAGCGTTCcaaatcagagaagaaagacGTGGAACAAGGTGAGGGGGCacagaaaagggagaaggaacaAGGAACAGCAAGACAGGACAGGTAAGAGGGACATGCAGGCAGCAAATGTTCCTGAACTGCAGGGACATCTGAGGGAGGCAGTCACAACTACACAATGACACAAATACACTGCAAGTTATCTTGCTTCTGCTCATAGTTGTGTTCCTCTTCCCACCCCAATTCCCACTGAATATATGCAAGTTCAATTTCTAGCATTCAGGaaatctagaaggaaaaaaatcccgCAATGTGAGGGTCATCACAATGTATCAGGATAGGCATAGACAAGTTCCTAGTGGTTTATGAATTGTCAGTTCCAGAGGCTCAAGACATCCTGGGGGAAATATAGAACTACATATAGTTGTTCAGTGCTAGGAATATAATGTTCTAGTGacctcaagaaagaaaatgtgcatGGAAAGGGACTCTTTCCTGGGCTTGTGAGTGGGGCCCAGTACGGAAGTGTTCATGCAGACAGTGAGATGGCAAGGATCCGGAGATGGATCAACTCACCCCAAAGGGGATGCCCGCTTTGGGAAGTAAGCACAAGTATTCTCCTTAGCAGTCATACACATGAACTCAAACGCCCTTCAGTTGCTTTGATCCTCTGTAATGAGGATTGAAAAGTACTTATATTTATGTAAATCCAGTGTCTTCCTATTTCACCAGGATTCACTGGACTCCGGAGACTCACTCCATTCTTTTGGCCAGAGCTGTTTTTTAATATCTTGTATTTTGGTGGGAACATGAATGTGGGAAGAGTTGGTTTGTTTACCTGGTGATGTTGATTCATGAAAAAGGATATTCTTGCTGACGTGACAAGGACCATGGAATTTAGCAGAGCACgctgaggggaggggagtcaCAATTCAGGGAACCCCTGTTGTCAAGGGATGGAAGAGTTTACTCCTCAATCTCCCGAGGAGAGAGTAATCAGAGTCTATTCCTCCTAAAATTCTCCAATGTAAATGAAAATCCTGCGGGGCAATGGCACTGGGGGGGATCCACTCCTTCGGTCCTCAGGGGCTTTGCCCCGCGGGCTCCGGGCGGGCGCCACGTGGCTAGGCAGTGGGAGAGGGTGGGAAGCCAGAAACCAAGAAAGAGCAATGTGAGAGCGacgaagaggaagagggagaaagcgAGATACTGGAGGACAGAGAACTAAAGAACAATTGACAGACACAAAGATctagagaaagacacagagacgGAGCTGAACGGACAAGGAGGAGGGCATatagagacacagacacagacacaggaagagagacagaaatgcaGACGCAGAGAGAcacccagagacagagagagaaagagactcagAGTTAGACAGGGAGTCGCAGGCAGAGACATTTAGAGCAAAGGAGAAGGAGAGTTTAGAGTAGGCGTGCGCAAACCCGCGCTCGCCCTCTCTCCAAAATTGTGGCTAAGACCGCCTGACGCCACCCGGGATGAGAAGATCAGCCAATGGAGGTGCGCAGAGGCCAGAGGGGCATTTTCCTCAACCAACGAGGACTCAGAAGATTCTCGAAGCCATGCCCACTTGCCCCTGGTTTTCGCCTGGGCTCCTAATCTGCATAGCTCCGCCCACAGAGATCTCTCTTCGGAAGTGAGGTCAGCTTGGCCTTTTGCCCATCGGGGCAAGCCCTGGTCAGTCTGCACACTGCCTTCGAAAACTCATTCCCCGGCTCCATGAGCATGTTCACACCTCGCGGTCCCCTTTTTCCACAGGCCGCAGAGCCTTTTGCCTGGCTGAATACTCCCTCTTTGGAGAAGCCCGCCTCTCGATTTAGCAGCCAGGTCCCATAGGCAGGCCAGGCTGCGCACGGCACTCCGATTGGAAGCGGCGACTGTCCGTCAAGCATTCCCTCTCTGCCCAGACTCTATTCCACTTCTCCCTCAACCCTGCTGGTGGATAAGGGAGGGTGAAGACGCCTCAGTTCTGGGGAGCACGTCTATTGGTCGGGCACGGGTACCTATCATGACGTAAGGAGTCGGCGTCTCCTGATTGGGCCTAAGGGAGGCAGTGCCGCCCTCCGTACTCCGGATTGGCTGAACCTGAGCCGCGCCCCCCTCACGCCGACAGTCTTCAGTACGAGAAGTGGGCCCGCCAGGCCTCCGTTAGCCGAGGGAGCCAGTGCTGCGGGAAGGAGTGCAGAGGGGTCTCACTGGGTTCCCAACCAGACCTACGTAGATCCGGGAGTGGCGCGCGCCATCTGAACGGTGAGGGAAAACCGGTGGGCGGCGGGAGGGAGGGGTCGGGCGCTGCGGGGAGGGAATCAAGCTCTGCAACCGGAAGTGTCTTCAGAGCGGCGTCGCACCCGGAAGTGTGGCAAGACAGCAGCTGCACCCGGAAGTGTCATGCTACTGCAGCTGCGGGAAGTAATGCTACCCGGCCAGTTGAGATACGGGGTTAAAACAGgtgtttatgtatatttatttgctGAGGCTCAGCAGAGCCTCCCTTTTCCAAACGTGTTGAAGGTTGCAAGTATTTGGTCATGTGTTTGAATGTCTCGTCCTGTTGAAACCCGAGGGGAAACGAGCCCTAGGAGTGTGCCCAAGGGGGCCAGGCTCAGTAAAGGCTTTAAAAAAGTTTCTTTCGCTGCCCGTCAATCTCAGTTCCTTTCCCCTACAGGGATGTGCAGATGGAGGCCGGTGGAGACgctgctgccccagcccctggggacgCGGAGGACGTGGAGGACACGCAGTTCCCCAGTGAGGAGGCTGGAAACGGTGGAGATGTTCACGAGGGCTCGCCGGATCCCGAAGATGGGGGCCTGGAGGAAACAGGTATGCCTGCCCCCTCACTAGGGTCTTGAAGGGAATCCCTAGAGAGTGTCATTGTTGGAGGATGTCAGTAGGGGACCAATGAGGAGTCTTTGGGGACTCAGGAAGTAGCTTTAGCCATAGCAGCGTCAGTAGGAGGTCATTGTGAACTCATGGTTTAGTTCAAATCATTGAGGAATGAAGAGTAAATCAGTGGGTGTCAATGAATGTTCACTGGGGACTTGTGAGTTTAGATCTTTGAGGAATCAAAAAGGGGTCAGTTGGGGTCAGAGAGGGGCGTTAGGGATTTAGGATGTTTAGGTAAATCAATGGCCAAAAGAAAGTTAATGGGAGCAAAGGGGGATTATTTAGGGTGTTATTTAAATCATTGAGGTGGGAAAGGGGATCATTGGGGGCCAATGGGCACTCAGTGTTTACATCATTGAGGAGTTAATGGTGAGTTGTTGGAGAGAGTCTTTAAGAAACCAGATGTTAGTGGATATTATGGTGATCCTTGGTTGGGAGGCAGTGGATGTCAGTGAGATTATTAGAGAAGTCAAAGGACCAGTAGGAGGGTTTTTGAAGACCTGGGTGGATGTGTGAAGGTATTTGGTGGAGAATCAATGGGAATCATTGGGGAATCAGTGCTCATTGACCACTTTGAAATTAGTGGATGTTAATGGGGTCATTGGGAAGGATTAGTAGACATCACTGAGCATAAATAgtggtggggggatgggggaatCTTTGAGAACTTAGGAATTATTGGCAAGTAATGGCAGGTATTGGGAGGAGGTAATTGGGGACCAGTTAATTGAGGACGTGGGAAGTCAGTGAATGTGAATGAGAGAATGAGGGAATATGAGGTCATTGAGATTCTATGGGAAAACTGTTGACACATAGTTGCCAATGGATAATAATGGTTGTCTTTAGGAGATCAGTGGACATCAACTGGAATAAATGGGAGAGGTGTCAGGGGAATCAGTAGGGGGCAATGAAGTCATGGGTTTCATTGGTGACTGTTATTGATGGTTATGGGGAAGAACAATGTTGGTCATTATTAAAGTCCTGTGTGTTGGTATATAAAGTGGTGGTTATTGTAAGGAGGAGATGGCTATCATTGAGAACAAGAGGGGTCAGGGGAGTCAGTGGAGGTCACTGAAGTCCTGGGTGTTAGTGGAGATTAATAGTGGTCACTAGGGAGAAGGGAGAATACAATAAAGTTGAGGTCGCTGGAGGTCTTGGATATTAGTGAAGGTTAATGGTGGTCATGGTGGGGATGGAGTGGACATGGAGTAGAATAGATTGTGGGTCAGAGCAATCATTAAGTGTTGGAAAACCCAGGTATTAGTGATGTTAATGTGGAGTCATTGGAATATTAGTGAACAATAGTGGGAGTAAAGAGGGAATTGGGGGAGTCCTGAAGATCAGGGTGTTAGTGGATATTCATGGCAGTCACTGGGAGAATTAATGGTCATCACCAAGAATATAAATGGGTGACCAGGAGAGTCAATGGGGTTATTAGGGATCAGTGGACATCAATGAGAATAAATAAGGGATTAGGATAGGGGGAGCCATCAAAGACCCAAATATTGGTAGAGGTAATGATGGTCATTGAGGGGTGAGTAGATATCAGGAGAATAAATAAGAGGTCAGAGGTATTAATGTGGGCTCATTGAAGATGAATATATTAATAGTGGTCATTCAGAGGCAATGGGGTGCTTTGAAGAGTTGGGAATAGCAGTTATTGAAAGAATAATTGGCCTCTAGGGACATAGGGGGTTCAATAATGAGAATGAGAGATTAGATTATTGGGATTTTAGGGGAATCATGTGGACATCACTGAGGGGCAGAGGAGATACGCTGGAGGTCTATTTCGGTATCAGGGGTCATTGGAGATCTGGTAGGAATTTTGTGGGTCCCTGGGCACATGGAGTTAGTGGAAGTCCACAGGCAGATGACCCACCAGGGGTTCCCTTTCAGGACCTGAGACCAAGGAACAGCCACCTGACCTGCTGTCACCACTGCCACAGTTGGAGGCCCCATCATGCAcctgtgggctctggagtcctGCAGCCTCTGAGAATAGTCCCATGGGTGGCCCCGAGAGTGGCTCTGGGGGCCAGGGCGGGGACCCCAGTGACGAGGACTGGCGCAGCAAGCGGAAGCACGTGTTTGTGCTGAGCGAGGCAGGCAAGCCCATCTACTCGAGGTACGGTAGTGTGGAGGCACTGTCGACTACCATGGGTGTGATGACAGCCTTGGTGTCCTTCGTGCAGAGTGCAGGAGATGCCATCCGCGCCATCTATGCTGGTGAGCAAAGGAGCACGAGGCAGGATGGTATGGTGATTGGGAATATGTCTGGCTAGCTGtaggtctgtctgtctgtctgtagcCTGGGGGACTACCCAGCCAGCCATGGGTGAGTCAGTATGTGTGGATGGCTGGCTAGGTGTCTGGGTGTTGGGTGGTTCCATCTGTCTGGCCTGCTGGGTTCTGAATGATTAACTCACGGATTTAAGTGAACGACTGGATACTTACTtgttgttctcaaagtgtgactTGAGTGCCTTTCTGGCTCTCTGTCAGTCCTTGCTCCATCTTCCCCCGCTTCATGCTGTGTGTCTAACCTGACTCCATGACCATCCCATCACATCTCTACAAATGTCCAAACTCCCCCAGCTTGTCCTTACCCTAGTCCAACTGTCCATCGAGTGACCCTGTGAGCTCGGGCTAGAGGTTTGTGTGTTGGGGGGAAGGGTGGAAGAGCCCCACCTGACACCCTCTGGTCACTACTGACCCATTTCTACCCCCTGCCCCAACCCTTCCCTCTCCCAGAGGACCACAAGCTGGTGTTCCTACAGCAGGGCCCACTGCTGCTGGTGGCTGTGTCAAGGACTCCTCAGTCAGCATCCCAGCTGCGCGGGGAGCTGCTCGCTGTGCACGCACAGATCGTGAGCACGTTGACGCGCGCAAGCGTGGCCCGCATCTTCGCACGCAAGCAGAACTACGACCTCCGCCGCCTGCTGGCCGGCTCGGAGCGCACACTGGACCGGCTTTTGGACAGTATGGAGCGGGACCCAGGTGCCCTGCTGCTGGGCGCTGTGCGCTGTGTGCCCCTCGCTCGCCCGCTGCGGGAAGCACTGGGTGCACTCCTACGACGATGCACAGCACCTGGTCTGGCACTGTCAGTGCTGGCGGTTGGCGGTCGACTGGTGACAGCAGCCCAGGAGCGCACTGTGCTGGCCGAGTGCAGGCTGGACCCAGCTGACCTGCAGTTGCTGCTCGACTGGGTGGGTGCACCGGCCTTCGCAGCAGGAGAAGCGTGGGCACCTGTGTGCCTGCCCCGCTTCAACCCCGATGGTTTCTTCTATGCCTACGTGGCCCGCCTGGATGCCATGCCTGTGTGCCTGCTGCTGCTTGGCACCGACCCTGAGGCGTTCCATGACATGGC
This genomic window from Equus przewalskii isolate Varuska chromosome 3, EquPr2, whole genome shotgun sequence contains:
- the MON1B gene encoding vacuolar fusion protein MON1 homolog B, encoding MEAGGDAAAPAPGDAEDVEDTQFPSEEAGNGGDVHEGSPDPEDGGLEETGPETKEQPPDLLSPLPQLEAPSCTCGLWSPAASENSPMGGPESGSGGQGGDPSDEDWRSKRKHVFVLSEAGKPIYSRYGSVEALSTTMGVMTALVSFVQSAGDAIRAIYAEDHKLVFLQQGPLLLVAVSRTPQSASQLRGELLAVHAQIVSTLTRASVARIFARKQNYDLRRLLAGSERTLDRLLDSMERDPGALLLGAVRCVPLARPLREALGALLRRCTAPGLALSVLAVGGRLVTAAQERTVLAECRLDPADLQLLLDWVGAPAFAAGEAWAPVCLPRFNPDGFFYAYVARLDAMPVCLLLLGTDPEAFHDMATCRRLVEDGMHTLGAMRALREAASFSNASSASAPAYSVQAVGAPGLRHFLYKPLDIPDHHRQLPQFTSPELEAPYSREEERQRLSDLYHRLHARLHSTSRPLRLIYHVAEKETLLAWVTSKFELYTCLSPLVTKAGAILVVTKLLRWVKKEEDRLFIRYPPKYSTPPAAPAASADQASHNGLFTGP